A genomic stretch from Marinitoga litoralis includes:
- a CDS encoding glycine C-acetyltransferase, which produces MNFYDQLIAEMNELKENGLFVTIRTLNGAQGAWFEVDGKKVLNLCSNNYLGFANNERLKKAAIEAVEKYGVGPGAVRSIAGTMDIHTKLEKELAEFKKAEATLVVQSGFNANQAVIPAITTAEDAILSDELNHASIIDGVRLSKAKKYVWKHKDVKDLEEKLKEAKANGARRLLIITDGVFSMDGDLAPLPEIVEVAEKYEAIVMVDDAHGEGVLGESGRGIVDHFHLHGRVDIEVGTLSKAFGVVGGFVAGKKELIDYLKQKARPFLFSSSLSPAETGAALEAVRILTESGEVVERLWENAKYFKEKLNALGFDTWHSETPITPVMLYDAKVAKEFSLRLFDEGIFAQSIGYPTVPKGLARIRVMISAAHTKEDLDFAVEKFEKIGKELNIIK; this is translated from the coding sequence ATGAATTTCTACGATCAACTTATTGCTGAAATGAATGAATTAAAAGAGAATGGACTTTTTGTAACCATTAGAACTTTAAATGGTGCTCAAGGTGCATGGTTTGAAGTAGATGGAAAAAAAGTTTTAAATTTATGTTCTAATAATTATTTAGGATTTGCTAATAATGAAAGACTAAAAAAAGCTGCTATTGAAGCTGTTGAAAAATATGGAGTTGGACCAGGAGCAGTAAGAAGTATTGCTGGTACAATGGATATTCATACAAAATTAGAAAAAGAACTTGCAGAATTCAAAAAAGCAGAAGCTACTTTAGTTGTACAATCAGGATTTAACGCTAATCAGGCTGTTATTCCTGCTATAACTACTGCTGAAGATGCTATTTTATCTGATGAATTAAATCATGCAAGTATAATTGACGGAGTTAGATTATCTAAAGCAAAAAAATACGTATGGAAACATAAAGATGTGAAAGATTTAGAAGAAAAATTAAAGGAAGCTAAAGCTAATGGCGCTAGAAGATTATTAATTATTACTGATGGTGTATTTAGTATGGATGGAGACTTAGCACCATTACCAGAAATAGTAGAAGTAGCTGAAAAATACGAAGCTATTGTTATGGTTGATGACGCTCACGGAGAGGGCGTGCTAGGAGAAAGCGGAAGAGGTATCGTTGATCATTTCCATCTACACGGAAGAGTTGATATTGAAGTAGGTACATTATCTAAAGCTTTTGGTGTGGTAGGAGGCTTTGTAGCTGGGAAAAAGGAATTAATTGATTATTTAAAACAAAAAGCTAGACCTTTCTTATTCAGTAGTTCATTATCTCCTGCAGAAACTGGAGCTGCGTTAGAAGCTGTTAGGATATTAACTGAAAGCGGAGAAGTTGTTGAAAGATTATGGGAAAATGCTAAGTATTTCAAAGAAAAATTGAATGCTTTAGGTTTTGATACTTGGCATAGTGAAACTCCTATAACTCCAGTTATGTTATATGATGCTAAAGTAGCAAAAGAATTCAGTTTAAGATTATTTGATGAAGGAATATTCGCTCAATCTATTGGATATCCAACAGTTCCAAAAGGATTAGCTAGAATTAGAGTTATGATTAGCGCTGCTCATACAAAAGAAGATTTAGATTTTGCAGTTGAAAAATTTGAAAAAATAGGAAAAGAATTAAATATAATAAAATAA
- the plsY gene encoding glycerol-3-phosphate 1-O-acyltransferase PlsY, with translation MYLYLILSYLIGSIPFSFIIPYILTGRDVRKYGSNNVGTSNAVYTTNLKVGILCLIGDFSKGFFSYYLFSQILNADNLYVSLASLLAVIGHNWSIFLKFKGGKGIATLWGILMAYNPIVGLSFAAISALITFISKYIALGNVLSLLIITIISYFNIFNIDPLLLTIMFIIILPKHIENLVRIVKGQEIKVTERLDN, from the coding sequence ATGTATTTATATTTGATTTTGAGTTATTTGATAGGTAGTATTCCATTTAGTTTTATTATTCCATATATTTTAACAGGTAGAGATGTTAGAAAATATGGATCAAATAATGTTGGTACATCGAATGCCGTTTATACTACAAACTTAAAGGTTGGAATTTTATGTTTAATAGGAGATTTTTCAAAAGGCTTTTTTTCTTACTATTTGTTTTCTCAAATATTAAATGCTGATAATTTATATGTATCATTGGCATCTTTGTTAGCTGTTATTGGGCATAATTGGAGTATATTTTTAAAATTTAAAGGTGGTAAAGGTATTGCTACATTATGGGGAATATTGATGGCCTATAATCCAATTGTCGGATTATCTTTTGCAGCAATATCTGCTCTTATTACATTTATTTCTAAATATATAGCATTAGGAAACGTTTTAAGTTTATTAATTATTACGATTATTTCCTATTTTAATATTTTTAATATTGACCCATTATTATTAACTATAATGTTTATTATTATACTTCCTAAACATATAGAAAATTTAGTTAGGATTGTTAAAGGACAGGAAATAAAGGTAACAGAGAGATTAGATAATTAA
- a CDS encoding ABC transporter permease — MKILSLMKFELVKVFRNKGFLISIILIPFLLSYLGSNLFPENMLSNYKIAVYNEDNSFLGKFGFLFLSQFFKWKDAVQLTSQNELIDAIKTNEFDSILIVPKGFMNNLKDYKDTKLILVPNPNDLDSSVAIYTVVKALFSELSGIPEISTGSTTQFLLKGGISVDKDRKPPEIEIQIPNVKDGSLKNIENASLDFQDMLAPSAILVLILIFSMGGIGISISQTRENGLLDIYRANGLKIWEFSTYKLLTYSILGLISSIVTYYVFKNFGSNFAGKEIDILILIILNVIMFASFGMLISSISKTTRTTTFLLAIFIGTMVLFGDVLISIPKDSVWYKWSYALPIKYSIDSLRKIALLNYDLSMVINNIYIMVLFTVSSFVISYLLLSHIERR, encoded by the coding sequence ATGAAAATATTATCATTGATGAAATTTGAGCTAGTAAAAGTTTTTAGGAATAAGGGTTTTTTAATTTCTATTATTTTGATTCCATTTCTTTTATCATACTTGGGATCTAATTTATTTCCAGAAAATATGTTATCAAATTATAAAATAGCGGTATATAATGAAGATAATTCTTTTCTGGGTAAATTTGGATTTCTTTTTTTGAGTCAATTTTTCAAATGGAAGGATGCAGTACAACTGACATCTCAAAATGAATTAATTGATGCAATTAAAACAAATGAATTTGACTCTATATTAATAGTTCCAAAAGGGTTTATGAATAACTTAAAAGATTACAAGGATACTAAATTAATCTTGGTACCAAATCCAAATGATTTAGATAGTAGTGTTGCAATTTATACTGTTGTAAAAGCTTTATTTAGTGAGTTATCTGGAATTCCTGAAATATCTACAGGTTCAACCACTCAATTTTTATTAAAAGGGGGTATTTCTGTTGATAAGGACAGAAAACCTCCAGAAATAGAAATTCAAATCCCAAATGTTAAAGATGGGAGTTTAAAAAATATAGAAAATGCTTCATTAGATTTTCAAGATATGTTAGCCCCCTCTGCAATATTAGTATTGATACTCATTTTTTCTATGGGAGGAATTGGGATATCTATTTCCCAAACAAGAGAAAATGGATTATTAGATATATATAGAGCAAATGGTTTGAAAATTTGGGAATTCTCGACATATAAATTATTAACTTACTCAATTTTAGGTTTAATTTCGAGTATTGTGACTTATTATGTATTTAAAAATTTTGGAAGCAATTTTGCTGGCAAGGAAATAGATATATTGATTTTAATTATATTAAATGTAATTATGTTTGCATCTTTTGGAATGTTAATTTCATCAATATCTAAAACAACAAGGACAACAACATTTTTATTGGCTATTTTTATAGGAACAATGGTATTATTTGGGGATGTTTTGATATCAATTCCAAAGGATTCTGTATGGTATAAATGGTCATATGCTTTACCAATAAAATATTCTATAGATTCATTAAGAAAAATTGCATTATTAAATTATGATTTATCTATGGTAATTAATAATATTTATATAATGGTATTATTTACCGTGTCATCATTTGTAATAAGTTATTTGCTATTATCTCATATAGAAAGAAGGTAA
- the upp gene encoding uracil phosphoribosyltransferase encodes MNFPNLTVVNHPLIKHKLTIMRNKDTGPKEFRELLNEITLLLTYEATRNLPTLNIEVETPIQKTIGEMVEDKKITIVPILRAGLGMMDGILNLVPNASIGFLGIFRDPETLKPVEYYLKFPPFTEDHYVFIVDPMLATGFSIKYAIEKVKEHGVNNIIVMSLLAAPEGVKNLLEVYPDVKIYTASLDEKLNDHAYIIPGLGDAGDRLFRTK; translated from the coding sequence ATGAATTTTCCAAACCTTACAGTGGTAAACCATCCTTTAATCAAACACAAACTTACTATTATGAGAAACAAGGATACAGGTCCAAAAGAATTTAGAGAATTATTAAATGAAATCACATTATTATTAACCTACGAAGCTACAAGAAACTTACCAACATTAAACATTGAAGTTGAAACTCCTATTCAAAAAACTATTGGAGAAATGGTAGAAGATAAAAAAATAACAATTGTTCCTATTTTAAGAGCTGGTTTAGGTATGATGGATGGCATTTTAAATCTTGTCCCAAATGCTAGTATAGGATTCTTAGGTATTTTTAGAGATCCTGAAACATTAAAACCTGTCGAATACTACCTTAAATTCCCACCTTTTACAGAAGATCATTATGTCTTCATTGTTGACCCCATGTTAGCTACCGGATTTTCAATTAAATATGCTATTGAAAAAGTAAAAGAACATGGTGTTAATAATATTATTGTAATGTCATTATTAGCCGCTCCTGAAGGTGTAAAAAACTTATTAGAAGTATATCCAGATGTTAAAATATATACAGCTTCTTTAGATGAAAAATTAAATGATCATGCATATATTATACCCGGACTTGGTGATGCAGGAGATAGATTATTTAGAACTAAATAA
- the ftsY gene encoding signal recognition particle-docking protein FtsY has product MGFFNKIKEGLKKSRDKFFGNIKTIFSGRTLDDEVLEELEEIMILSDMGVDTTKDIIEKLKERYKKEKTEDPLLLLRDIMVQHLDNKPIDLKPEKKPYVVLVVGVNGTGKTTTIAKLGKMYKESGNEVVFAAGDTFRAAAIEQLKEWGKRLDINVIAHSHGSDAAAVAFDALNHAVSKNKDVVIIDTAGRLHTKSNLMEELKKIKRVIQKVIPDAPHETLLVLDGTTGQNGIVQAKVFKEAIDLSGIVVTKLDGTAKGGIAFAINQELKIPIKLIGVGEKEDDLQIFDPKDYCNALLGIEE; this is encoded by the coding sequence ATGGGTTTTTTTAATAAAATTAAAGAAGGATTGAAAAAATCAAGAGATAAATTTTTTGGAAATATAAAAACAATATTTTCAGGTAGGACATTAGATGACGAAGTTTTAGAAGAACTTGAAGAAATAATGATACTATCTGATATGGGAGTTGACACAACAAAGGATATTATAGAAAAATTAAAAGAACGATATAAAAAAGAAAAAACGGAAGATCCGTTATTATTATTGAGAGATATTATGGTTCAACATTTAGATAACAAACCTATAGATTTAAAACCAGAAAAGAAACCATACGTTGTATTAGTAGTTGGTGTTAACGGAACAGGGAAAACAACTACTATTGCAAAATTAGGAAAGATGTATAAAGAAAGTGGTAATGAAGTAGTATTTGCTGCTGGAGATACCTTCAGAGCTGCAGCTATAGAGCAATTAAAAGAATGGGGTAAAAGATTAGATATTAATGTAATTGCACATTCGCATGGTTCTGATGCGGCTGCAGTAGCATTTGATGCTTTAAATCATGCTGTTTCAAAAAATAAAGATGTAGTTATTATAGATACAGCAGGAAGACTACATACTAAAAGTAATTTAATGGAAGAATTGAAAAAAATAAAAAGAGTCATTCAAAAAGTAATACCAGATGCTCCTCATGAAACATTATTAGTATTAGATGGAACAACAGGGCAAAATGGTATAGTCCAAGCTAAAGTTTTCAAGGAAGCTATTGATTTAAGTGGTATAGTAGTAACAAAGCTAGATGGAACAGCAAAAGGTGGAATAGCTTTTGCAATTAATCAGGAATTAAAAATACCTATAAAATTAATAGGAGTTGGAGAAAAAGAAGATGATTTGCAAATTTTTGATCCAAAAGATTATTGTAATGCATTATTAGGAATAGAAGAATAG
- a CDS encoding DUF2225 domain-containing protein, whose product MSDFWEDSTTCPLCGKEFYYTKVKYDSIIINKYEDDLRPLFKGPNPQNFSILTCPKCGFTYYSDDTDILKNINKEIKEELKEYLKIAKTKLGKIDNSYEKSTEFLKKQLALASILYKIINKPGNMAKSLIRLSWIFRDENKEKEELKMIYAAVNQLEENFKDLTSDEELIMYYFFKGYLNLRLGKKNEAKESFNKLISRYKRTNNPYVKKAEYLKGEL is encoded by the coding sequence ATGAGTGACTTTTGGGAAGACTCTACGACCTGCCCTTTGTGTGGAAAAGAATTCTATTATACAAAAGTAAAATATGATAGTATTATAATTAATAAATATGAAGATGATTTAAGACCCTTATTTAAAGGTCCAAACCCTCAGAATTTTTCTATATTAACTTGTCCAAAATGTGGTTTTACTTATTATTCTGATGATACTGATATTTTAAAAAATATAAATAAAGAGATAAAGGAAGAACTAAAAGAATATTTAAAAATAGCAAAAACTAAACTAGGTAAAATCGATAATTCTTACGAAAAATCAACAGAATTTTTAAAAAAACAACTTGCATTAGCTTCTATATTATATAAAATTATAAATAAACCTGGTAATATGGCTAAAAGCCTAATTAGATTATCTTGGATTTTTAGAGATGAAAACAAAGAAAAAGAAGAGTTAAAAATGATATATGCTGCTGTTAATCAGTTGGAAGAAAATTTTAAAGATTTAACTTCTGATGAAGAACTAATAATGTATTATTTTTTTAAAGGTTATTTAAACCTTAGATTAGGTAAGAAAAATGAAGCAAAAGAAAGTTTTAATAAACTTATATCAAGATATAAAAGAACAAATAATCCATATGTAAAAAAAGCAGAATATTTGAAGGGTGAGTTATGA
- a CDS encoding peptidoglycan DD-metalloendopeptidase family protein: MMKKMLLKNILFIAIIFIFTSCSLFQATPTNDRITALEAEVVSLKLTLSNHEQILNKYSDIENKIEELSKDILYLKTKIELIDNDFQNRISYLESELVNIQESIDKIKNDIPKTTNYDEILNAFEKKINDIEKNIQSLNNEMVTKNEMIVLKNEIKDNFESFNSTISNINKDFSLLKSDISTIYSDIDEKYIILEKKINLLENNYNSLNLTIDSSDIKNEINESVKSNIEELLKTINSLDKIWQINFETLEKDLDSLKNDYSIFKESISGIISEENLKKYVYESVETETQREVAKLFYKTKGEELLKIKNLEEQFNKLNSDISKLQNSFELLSSRPLSTFDEKYKTKLDELERELTNALISFSNAEIKNLFGSGDQIIYKVKSGDTLSQIALAFGLGYNGVDLIKAANNIDDPRTIRVGQDIIIPVNNIEEFINWPLEYTLPSNYERIVIRFGDRISTGVSIGLGILPLRDENVKSVLPGRVLEIGKSQNNSYYIKVDHGSGVVTVYSNLISISTKEGKWVDSNTVIGKVQKDKLFNFEIWKNGEPKDPMKLFFKYIGNFKATFYTEWDDKIIYYPAFRLTKSQDVPRPWVTVAADPNYLPLGTIVYIPEFRNSPNFGFFEIEDIGGKIIGNRLDIYINDVRLAQNSYDVDVYVVGQKDRR, from the coding sequence ATGATGAAAAAGATGTTATTAAAAAACATATTATTTATAGCAATTATATTTATTTTTACTTCATGTTCATTATTTCAAGCAACTCCAACAAATGATAGAATAACTGCTCTTGAAGCAGAAGTTGTATCATTAAAATTAACTTTAAGTAATCACGAACAAATTCTCAATAAATACAGTGACATAGAAAATAAAATTGAAGAGCTTTCAAAAGATATCTTATACTTAAAAACGAAAATAGAATTAATAGATAATGACTTCCAAAATAGAATATCTTATTTAGAAAGTGAATTGGTAAACATTCAAGAATCAATTGATAAAATAAAAAATGATATTCCAAAAACAACTAATTATGATGAAATATTGAATGCTTTTGAAAAAAAGATAAATGATATTGAAAAAAATATTCAATCATTAAATAATGAAATGGTTACCAAGAATGAAATGATTGTTTTAAAAAATGAAATCAAAGATAATTTTGAGTCTTTTAATTCAACCATTTCAAACATAAATAAAGATTTTTCTTTATTAAAATCCGATATTTCAACTATATATTCCGATATTGATGAAAAATACATTATCCTTGAGAAAAAAATAAATTTATTAGAAAATAATTATAATTCTTTGAATTTAACCATTGATTCTTCTGATATAAAAAATGAAATAAATGAATCAGTTAAGTCTAATATCGAAGAACTATTAAAAACTATCAATTCTTTGGATAAAATATGGCAAATCAATTTTGAAACTCTTGAGAAAGATCTAGATTCTTTAAAAAATGATTATTCAATTTTTAAAGAATCTATTTCCGGAATTATTAGTGAAGAAAATTTAAAAAAATATGTATATGAATCCGTAGAAACTGAGACTCAAAGAGAAGTTGCTAAATTATTCTATAAAACTAAAGGTGAAGAATTATTAAAAATAAAAAATTTAGAAGAACAATTTAATAAATTAAACAGTGATATATCTAAACTACAAAATTCATTTGAGTTATTATCTTCAAGACCATTAAGTACTTTTGATGAAAAATATAAAACAAAATTAGATGAGTTGGAAAGAGAACTTACAAATGCTTTAATCTCCTTTTCAAATGCGGAAATTAAAAACCTTTTTGGATCCGGCGATCAAATTATTTACAAAGTTAAATCAGGAGATACTTTAAGCCAAATAGCTTTAGCTTTTGGGTTAGGTTATAATGGTGTTGATTTAATAAAAGCTGCAAATAATATTGATGATCCTAGAACCATTCGCGTAGGGCAAGATATTATAATTCCAGTTAATAATATTGAAGAATTCATAAATTGGCCATTAGAATATACATTACCTTCAAATTATGAAAGAATTGTTATTAGATTTGGTGATAGAATTTCAACAGGAGTATCTATAGGATTAGGTATATTGCCTTTAAGGGATGAAAATGTAAAATCAGTTCTTCCTGGTAGAGTATTAGAAATTGGAAAATCTCAAAATAATTCATATTATATTAAAGTAGATCATGGAAGTGGGGTTGTAACTGTATATTCTAATTTAATATCTATTTCAACAAAAGAAGGAAAATGGGTAGATTCCAATACTGTTATAGGTAAAGTACAAAAGGATAAATTATTTAATTTTGAAATTTGGAAAAACGGAGAACCTAAAGATCCTATGAAACTTTTTTTTAAGTACATTGGAAACTTTAAAGCAACATTTTATACAGAATGGGATGATAAAATAATATATTACCCTGCTTTTAGACTCACTAAATCTCAAGATGTACCCAGACCTTGGGTAACTGTTGCTGCTGATCCAAACTATCTGCCTTTAGGCACTATAGTATATATTCCTGAATTTAGGAATTCTCCAAATTTTGGTTTTTTTGAAATTGAGGATATTGGTGGAAAGATTATTGGTAATAGATTAGATATATATATAAATGATGTTAGACTTGCACAAAATTCTTATGATGTAGACGTTTATGTCGTTGGACAAAAAGATAGGAGGTAA
- a CDS encoding RrF2 family transcriptional regulator: MGLTVKSSYALRALYELANFHNNGVKRVSINDLSKKQKIPKDFLEKIFSELREHNIVDSVRGRYGGYALSKDPKKLKLSEVIYVLDKPFQSYECVISGKCETLGSDCAVGYVWKMVNTILMKELSKITLADLLEIGKKLELMGGNTVEEKINNANERGS, translated from the coding sequence ATGGGATTAACTGTTAAAAGTAGTTATGCATTAAGAGCTTTATACGAATTAGCTAATTTTCATAATAACGGTGTAAAAAGAGTTTCGATAAATGATTTATCAAAAAAGCAAAAAATTCCAAAAGACTTTTTAGAAAAAATTTTTAGCGAATTAAGGGAACATAATATTGTTGATTCAGTAAGAGGAAGATATGGAGGTTATGCTTTAAGCAAAGATCCAAAAAAATTAAAATTGAGCGAAGTGATTTATGTTTTAGATAAACCCTTTCAGTCATATGAATGTGTAATTAGTGGAAAATGTGAAACTTTAGGTTCTGATTGTGCTGTGGGATATGTATGGAAAATGGTAAATACTATATTGATGAAAGAACTATCAAAAATAACATTAGCCGATTTATTAGAAATCGGGAAAAAATTAGAATTAATGGGAGGCAATACTGTTGAAGAAAAGATTAATAATGCTAATGAGCGGGGGAGTTGA
- the mnmA gene encoding tRNA 2-thiouridine(34) synthase MnmA, with product MKKRLIMLMSGGVDSSVAAYLAIKEGYEVIGVHFKTIPDEIFLKIPEKKKICCSPSDTYDAMRIADKLGFELKVIKVYEEFKEKIIDYFVKEYKSGYTPNPCMLCNKYFKFGLAIELLEKFNADYVASGHYAIQEYSEKYNTRVLRKGIDKSKDQSYFLAYINKDYIPKIYFPNGKYTKDEIRKIAESLDINIAKKVDSQELCFIPDNDYRRFLKENNVNIDKGEVLNLDGEVIGEHTGYTNYTIGQRTGITYFKNPNIKMHVYKIIPEKNQIIVAPTDKVYFKGLIATNFNFLVDFDKIDAKCRIRKRNEEKDAIIEKIGEDKIKVNFKEPIFAVTPGQFAVVYDNEGVILGAGKIESYLLEV from the coding sequence TTGAAGAAAAGATTAATAATGCTAATGAGCGGGGGAGTTGATAGTTCAGTTGCCGCTTATTTAGCTATAAAAGAAGGTTATGAAGTAATAGGAGTTCATTTTAAAACTATTCCAGATGAAATTTTTCTTAAAATACCAGAAAAGAAAAAAATTTGTTGTAGTCCATCTGACACATATGATGCTATGAGAATTGCAGATAAACTTGGTTTTGAATTAAAAGTTATAAAAGTATATGAAGAATTCAAAGAAAAAATAATAGATTATTTTGTTAAAGAATATAAAAGTGGTTATACCCCTAATCCTTGTATGTTATGTAATAAATATTTTAAATTTGGATTAGCTATAGAATTGTTAGAAAAGTTTAATGCTGATTATGTTGCTTCTGGACATTATGCTATTCAAGAGTATTCAGAAAAATATAATACTCGTGTTTTAAGAAAAGGTATTGATAAGTCTAAAGATCAATCATATTTTTTAGCATATATTAATAAAGATTATATTCCAAAAATATATTTCCCAAATGGTAAGTATACAAAAGATGAAATAAGAAAAATTGCAGAAAGTTTAGATATAAACATAGCAAAAAAAGTAGATAGTCAAGAATTATGTTTTATACCTGATAATGATTATAGGCGTTTTTTAAAAGAAAACAATGTTAATATAGATAAAGGTGAAGTTTTAAATCTAGATGGTGAAGTTATTGGAGAACATACGGGATATACAAATTATACTATAGGTCAAAGAACAGGAATTACATATTTTAAGAATCCTAATATAAAAATGCATGTATATAAGATTATCCCTGAAAAAAATCAAATTATAGTAGCTCCTACTGATAAGGTTTATTTCAAAGGACTTATTGCTACTAATTTTAATTTTTTAGTTGATTTTGATAAAATTGATGCAAAATGTAGGATTAGAAAAAGAAATGAAGAAAAGGATGCCATTATTGAAAAAATTGGTGAGGATAAAATAAAAGTTAATTTTAAAGAACCTATATTTGCAGTTACTCCAGGTCAATTTGCTGTTGTATATGATAATGAAGGTGTAATTTTAGGTGCCGGGAAAATAGAGAGTTATTTATTGGAGGTCTAA
- the coaD gene encoding pantetheine-phosphate adenylyltransferase — MLRAIYPGSFDPITYGHINLIQRASKVVDELYVAILNNVNKKYFFSCEERIKLTKDALKIFDNIHVESYSGLLVDYAKKNGINVIIRGLRAVSDFEYELQLANANRSLNKDIEILFLMTDTEYSFISSSIVKEVAKYGGNISQWVPKNVEEAIFKKIGNNNV, encoded by the coding sequence ATGCTAAGAGCTATCTACCCAGGAAGCTTTGATCCAATTACATACGGACATATCAACCTAATCCAAAGAGCTTCTAAAGTTGTTGATGAACTATATGTAGCAATACTAAATAATGTTAATAAAAAATACTTTTTTTCTTGCGAAGAAAGAATAAAATTAACAAAAGATGCTTTGAAAATTTTTGATAATATTCATGTTGAAAGTTATTCAGGATTATTAGTCGATTATGCTAAAAAAAATGGTATTAATGTAATTATTAGAGGGCTACGCGCGGTTTCAGATTTTGAATATGAATTACAACTGGCAAATGCAAATAGATCATTAAATAAAGATATAGAAATTTTATTTCTTATGACTGATACTGAATATTCATTTATTTCATCTTCTATTGTTAAAGAAGTTGCAAAATATGGTGGAAATATCTCTCAATGGGTACCAAAAAATGTAGAAGAAGCAATATTTAAAAAAATTGGTAATAACAATGTCTAA
- the tsf gene encoding translation elongation factor Ts: protein MNISAADVKKLRDATGAGMMDCKKALIEAEGDFDKAVDILRIKGAAKAAKKAGRGTGEGIVYSYIHHNERVGVLLELNCETDFVARTEDFHELAKQISLQIAAMKPRWVKREDVPEEVIAKEKEIYTEEMKDSGKPEHIVEKIVENKLNKFFEDNCLLEQEFVFADEKGTKIKDLITSAIAKIGENIQVSRFARFEIGE, encoded by the coding sequence ATGAACATTTCTGCTGCAGATGTTAAGAAATTAAGAGACGCTACTGGTGCTGGTATGATGGATTGTAAAAAAGCTTTAATTGAAGCTGAAGGAGATTTTGATAAAGCTGTTGATATTTTAAGAATAAAAGGTGCTGCTAAAGCTGCTAAAAAAGCTGGAAGAGGTACTGGAGAAGGTATTGTTTACTCATATATTCACCACAATGAAAGAGTTGGAGTATTATTAGAATTAAATTGTGAAACAGATTTTGTTGCTAGAACTGAAGATTTCCATGAATTAGCAAAACAAATTTCTTTACAAATTGCTGCAATGAAACCAAGATGGGTAAAAAGAGAAGATGTACCTGAAGAAGTTATTGCAAAAGAAAAAGAAATATATACTGAAGAAATGAAAGATTCTGGAAAACCAGAACATATTGTTGAAAAAATCGTTGAAAACAAATTAAACAAATTCTTTGAAGACAACTGTTTATTAGAACAAGAATTTGTATTTGCTGATGAAAAAGGTACAAAAATAAAAGATCTTATCACATCAGCTATTGCAAAAATTGGTGAAAATATTCAAGTTTCAAGATTCGCAAGATTTGAAATTGGTGAATAA
- the pyrH gene encoding UMP kinase — translation MYKRILLKLSGEVLSGEDKKGFDEKALEYLAEEIKSVVKHGINLGMVIGAGNLFRGRELEGVTNSIGDHIGMLGTVINALYLKDYFEKKGIKTVVVSQIVNLPSVRTIHYDDIELYFNAGYVVIFAGGTSNPFFTTDTAAALRAVEMKADVLIKATKVDGIYDKDPKKYQDAKKYDKITYDEAINLGLKIMDTEAFSICKRYKMPIIVLNFFERNSLLNSILDSKIGTFVKP, via the coding sequence ATGTATAAAAGAATTTTATTAAAGCTGAGTGGAGAGGTTTTATCAGGAGAAGATAAAAAAGGTTTTGATGAGAAAGCTTTAGAATATTTAGCTGAAGAAATAAAAAGTGTTGTAAAACATGGAATAAATTTAGGAATGGTTATTGGTGCAGGAAATTTATTCAGAGGAAGAGAATTAGAAGGTGTTACTAATAGTATTGGCGATCACATTGGAATGCTAGGTACTGTAATAAACGCTCTTTATTTAAAAGATTACTTTGAGAAAAAAGGCATAAAGACTGTTGTAGTTTCTCAAATAGTAAATCTTCCTTCTGTAAGAACTATTCATTATGATGACATAGAATTATATTTTAATGCTGGATATGTTGTTATTTTTGCTGGAGGAACATCAAATCCATTCTTTACAACAGATACAGCAGCTGCATTAAGAGCTGTAGAAATGAAAGCGGATGTATTAATAAAAGCAACAAAAGTTGATGGTATATATGACAAAGATCCAAAAAAATACCAAGATGCTAAAAAATATGATAAAATAACATATGATGAAGCTATAAACTTAGGATTAAAAATAATGGATACTGAAGCATTTTCTATATGTAAAAGATATAAAATGCCTATAATAGTATTGAATTTCTTTGAAAGAAATAGTTTATTAAATTCTATATTAGATTCCAAAATTGGAACTTTTGTTAAACCTTAG